A window of Gorilla gorilla gorilla isolate KB3781 chromosome 5, NHGRI_mGorGor1-v2.1_pri, whole genome shotgun sequence genomic DNA:
CTGTCCATAAAATGGGAGCTAATATTCTCCAACCTGTGTGCCTGACATGATGGTTAAAAGGATTAAACAAAACAATAGTTTGTAATTTATTCTGTCAGAGCAAACTGCTGGTAAATAAAAGGGAGTAAGttgactaaaaataaattttaaaaaaatcctaataaaacaagtttgtaatttataattgtatacaAATAAAAGATGTTACAAAAATTGCGCACTTATATGTGTGTACCATGACATAACTAATTCGTTGAACAAGTTGTGAGACAATCCTTTCTGAGAAAAGGTAGACCTGTTACATCGTCTGTGGGTTAGGGTCATGTCAGCACGTACCAGGTACATTCTAGCTTTTGTAGAGAAAGTAAAATCTAGTGTTGAGTATGTAAGCACTGAGCCAGGTGGCCTGCTTAACATAAAAGGACTGATTTCAGGGTGGCTGTGGGAGCCTTTCTAATGCTGTCATTCTCTAGCCCCTTGCCTGATCCAGCTGATTCCAAGAGCCAAGATTTTAGTCTTTCTTGGTTGGCTTTTTTAAATGCTTTGGGCTTTCCTTTAATGTATCTTCAAAATCATTCTGGGGCGAAGTTAcatcataaaacattttattacatataaGGACTGAAACAGGATTTTTCTTAACTGTAACATGGTCcacaaatgcaaatgcaaaacCCCCATGGTGGTTGCAGGAGCAAGTCTAGTTGAGACAGGTCAGGACGAAAGCGTAAAAGATGAGTAACTGAATGGCATCCGGGGTTCTGAAGCCACGCCCTCCAGATCGCCGCCGCAAAGGACCTGGAACCTCAGGAGCCCACTGTATGCCATGAAGAAGGCGCAGTCGCTGCCTCAGCCAAGCCAGACTCCGCCGGGGCCGTTCCTATCCTGAGGGTCGGAGGGGGAAGGGACTCAGCCAAAGCCGCGGCCTCCCAGGGCTTGGGCCTCCGCGGGAGCCGGGACGCTGTGGGTTCGCCGTGGATCGCCGCGATGTGGCGTTTCTCCAGGCCCGGGAGTTCCTGGCCCTGCTGGACCAGCTGCAGGAGCTGCGCCAGGGTAACCGAAGCTGAGGCAGAGGCCGGGGCCGAGCATCGGGGACTGCGGGGACGCTCCATGTCGGGTCGCGAAGCCTGACCGGCGTGTAATGCAGAGAAGCGAGCACTTCCGGGCGGAATGGGTGCAACCACCATGGGGGAGttggggaaaggaaagggaggctGTAGACCGTACCAAGCCGGCCCAGAACTGGGGGAGCACTTGACAACTCTGACCAGCTCCCTGCAGAAACACTTTAGAAGCGTCCACGATTTAGCCAAACCCTGAGTGCCCAACGGACGCGCCAAAGAAGAAGCAAAAGGGACGGACGTGCCAAAACTTGAAGGCTAGCACAGGACAGAACAAGCCTGCGGACGCGCCGCTGCGGGCAAAAAGACCCATACATACATAGGCACCGCGCACATGCCCATTTTCATGCACACCCACGGGCGCGCGTACAAAGGATTAAGATACAACGCATGGCGGGGGATAATCCCCATACTAGGCTCCGCAGCACGGGACAAAGCATAACTGTAGAGTTGTTCCCAGGGGCCTCAGGAGTGACACCGCCACCAAGCCACGCTACTCTcttagttattattattgttttgtgttgttttagacggagtctcactctgtcgcccaggccggagtgcagcgatgcgatctcagcgcactgcaacctctgcctcctggttcaagcgatccacAGGGTccctagtgcctcagcctccctagtagctggtgtatgccaccaagcccagctaatttttgtatttttagtagaaacagggtttcaccatgttggctaggctagtctcgaactcctgaccttaagtgatgcacccgcctcggctttccaaagtgcggggattacaggtgtgagccaccgcacccagccagatccTCACCACTTTCTTCACACTTCCTGCCATCCTTCAATTCTTGGTGGTCCCAGAGAAGATAGAAGGTGAAAGCAGGTCAGATGTGCTACAGCTGCTCTGACTGCTTGGAAAGTCAggtttttaaattatcaaaagtggccggggacggtggctcacacctgtaatcccagcactttgggaggtggaggcaggtggatctccaggtcaggattttgagaccagcctgaccaacatggggcaacccccgtctctactaaaaataaaaaattagctgggtgtggtggcatgcacctgtaatcccagctactcaggaggctgaggcaggagaatcgcttgaaccggggaggcagaagttgcagtgagctgagattgcaccactgcactctacccttggtgacaaagcaaaactcttgtctcaaaaaaaaagtatcaaaagcTAGACTGATCTGGTGAGCATCACCTTAATCAAAGAATCAAAGCttaatggccaggcgtggtggctcacacctgtaatcccagcactttgggaggctgaggtgggcaggtcacctgagatcaggagtttgagaccagcctggccaacgtggcgaaaccccatctctactaaaaatacaaaaaattagccaggcatagtggtgtgcacctgtaatcccacctacttgggaggctgaggcaggagaattgcttgaacccaggaggcagggaggttgcagtgagatgagatcacaccactgcactccagcctgggcaacagagtgagactcagcctcaaagtctcaaaaaaaaaaaaaaaaaaaaaaaaaagcttaatagGACAAACTGGCCTTGTGTGCCTTCTGATGTGATGCACTGggaaggaaacacacacacatggggAGGACATTTCTGTAGTAGTCCTCCCCAAAATGCCCAAAAAATGTTCACTCACCACCTAGTCTTGAGGAAATAGAGATCAAAGTGAGAGAGATTCTGCAAAATGATTGGTCCGGACACTTTACAGATGTCATTGttataaaacattaagaaaaagctAAGAACTACCCCAGATTAAAggagacataaaaaataaatacaggccagacacagtggctcatgcctgtaatcccagcactttgggaggctgaggtgggtggattgcttgaactcaggaattcaagaccagcctgggcaatatagcaaaaccccatctctactaaaaatacaaaaaaaaaaaaaaaaaaaaattgctgaacatggtggtgggcacctgtagtcccagctattctggaggcagTGGtcgaagaattgcttgaacccgggcaggtggaggttgcactgagctgtgattgccAGCACTTCcgactgggagacagagtgaaactctgtctccaaaaataaaataaaatataaataaataaataaattcaa
This region includes:
- the PEX39 gene encoding peroxisomal biogenesis factor 39 codes for the protein MERPRSPRCSAPASASASVTLAQLLQLVQQGQELPGLEKRHIAAIHGEPTASRLPRRPKPWEAAALAESLPPPTLRIGTAPAESGLAEAATAPSSWHTVGS